Proteins from a genomic interval of Zingiber officinale cultivar Zhangliang chromosome 2A, Zo_v1.1, whole genome shotgun sequence:
- the LOC122039986 gene encoding probable E3 ubiquitin-protein ligase ZFP1 — MAASGDGAFSSSSPMDRLLRGISMPYEVPSVERRLLMNPPSPSRKKKEGFAGAALRMLGCASEAASQAYDPSVSNEKTPGRRRKTEKEGRRIHGGGKISCAPVTPSSTEASLAGRKLLDASESPSSCRRENHQETLSNPNAPLLGHDRVRSEYLHRSPGFHPTPYRSEEIIMFQTIVQLGELDVYEQYQDQWLDVDNMSYEELLELGDKIGQVNTGLEEEQIMSSLRKVKYSFLDALKRHIRSDNEPNCIICQEEYAISDAIGELQCGHRYHVRCIKRWLLQKNACPVCKTAVSTQAFESG, encoded by the exons ATGGCGGCCTCCGGCGACGGCGCCTTCTCGTCGTCGTCACCCATGGATCGCCTCCTCCGCGGCATCTCCATGCCATACGAGGTCCCTTCTGTCGAACGGCGGCTTCTCATGAATCCTCCTTCGCCCTccaggaagaagaaagagggcTTCGCCGGTGCGGCGCTACGGATGCTGGGCTGCGCCTCCGAGGCGGCCTCGCAGGCGTACGATCCGTCTGTTTCGAACGAAAAGACGCCggggaggaggaggaagacggAGAAGGAAGGGAGGCGGATTCACGGCGGTGGCAAAATCTCGTGCGCGCCGGTGACTCCATCCTCCACCGAAGCGTCTTTGGCTGGAAGAAAGCTGCTGGATGCCAGCGAG AGTCCATCTTCGTGTAGAAGGGAAAACCACCAGGAAACACTGTCGAACCCTAACGCACCTCTATTAGGGCATGATCGTGTACGCTCGGAATATCTTCACCGATCGCCGGGATTTCACCCTACTCCGTATCGATCCGAGGAG ATAATCATGTTCCAGACGATCGTCCAGTTAGGAGAATTAGATGTGTATGAGCAATACCAAGACCAGTGGCTCGATGTCGATAACATGTCCTACGAG GAGCTACTCGAGCTGGGCGATAAAATAGGGCAGGTTAACACTGGGCTGGAGGAGGAACAGATCATGAGCAGTCTAAGGAAGGTTAAATATTCATTTCTGGATGCTTTAAAAAGACACATTCGATCAGACAATGAACCGAATTGTATCATTTGTCAG GAAGAATACGCCATTAGTGACGCAATTGGAGAGCTGCAGTGCGGTCATAGGTATCATGTACGATGCATCAAACGGTGGCTTCTTCAGAAAAATGCTTGCCCTGTCTGCAAGACTGCTGTTTCTACGCAAGCTTTCGAGAGTGGATAG